One window from the genome of Streptomyces sp. NBC_00287 encodes:
- a CDS encoding IS5 family transposase (programmed frameshift), whose translation MVVGLVVGKRQSRPWIVSDELWSLIEPLLPEPGPKLVEGRPRVPDRQALCGILFVLHTGIQWEYLPQELGFGSGMTCWRRLAAWNEAGVWDELHLILLKKLRVAKKLDWSRAVIDSSHVRAARRGPKSGPSPVDRARPGSKHHVLTDAQGIPLAVSLTGGNRNDVTQLLPLLDKVPAVAGVVGRPRRRPDALLADRGYDHDKYRRLLWARGIRPVIAERGQEHGSGLGMFRYVVERTIAWLHGFRRLRIRWERRDDIHEAFLGLATCLITHRHVQRLC comes from the exons ATGGTCGTTGGTCTGGTCGTGGGAAAGCGACAGTCGCGGCCTTGGATCGTGTCGGATGAACTGTGGTCGCTCATCGAGCCGTTGCTGCCCGAGCCGGGGCCGAAGCTGGTGGAGGGCCGGCCGCGGGTACCGGACCGGCAGGCCTTGTGCGGGATCCTGTTCGTGCTGCACACCGGCATCCAATGGGAGTACCTCCCACAGGAGTTGGGCTTCGGCTCGGGCATGACGTGCTGGCGGCGGCTGGCCGCCTGGAACGAGGCCGGCGTGTGGGACGAACTGCACCTGATACTGCTGAAGAAGCTGCGGGTAGCGAAGAAGCTGGACTGGTCGCGGGCGGTGATCGACTCCTCCCACGTGCGGGCCGCTCGGCGCGGCC CCAAAAGCGGCCCCAGCCCGGTCGACCGCGCACGGCCGGGCAGCAAGCACCACGTCCTCACCGACGCCCAGGGCATCCCGCTCGCGGTGTCCCTGACCGGCGGAAACCGCAACGACGTCACGCAGTTGCTGCCCCTGCTGGACAAGGTCCCGGCCGTGGCCGGCGTCGTCGGCCGGCCCCGACGCAGACCCGATGCGCTCCTCGCCGACCGCGGCTACGACCACGACAAGTACCGCCGATTGCTCTGGGCCCGCGGCATCCGTCCGGTCATCGCCGAACGAGGACAGGAACACGGCAGCGGCCTGGGCATGTTCCGCTATGTGGTCGAGCGCACGATCGCCTGGCTGCACGGTTTCCGCCGCCTGCGGATCCGCTGGGAACGACGCGACGACATCCACGAAGCCTTCCTCGGCCTCGCCACCTGCCTCATCACCCACCGCCACGTCCAACGCCTTTGTTAG